Proteins encoded together in one Anticarsia gemmatalis isolate Benzon Research Colony breed Stoneville strain chromosome 1, ilAntGemm2 primary, whole genome shotgun sequence window:
- the LOC142978843 gene encoding putative serine protease K12H4.7, with product MYLFHITVFITTCICLTNAFGIYGFLNTYGLFLKELTDALDLFDAASTLTKWIKQPLDHFDENENRTWDMRYFERLDYWKAEGPIYLFINGEAQASDALLRTGILYELAKETNGAMYASEHRYYGKSQPFKEMSTENFAYLSSRQALADVAKLLQEIKSLPQYKESKVVVVGGSYAGNLAAWMKLLYPDLIDAAIASSAPVLAKKDFYEYLESVSDDFEKHGSSGCHKRIGEVFNRYVELFKTDAGIKQLKKEERICNSTDMNKPENKQLFFLDKAVQFMYEAQYGNVESINNYCDGMKNNSLVFAFIDDEYDLWSQKTNCFNYNFDHMIENMRQVDWVMAWTYQTCTEFGYFMSTSSKKHPFTDNVPVDLYHTQCTKTYGPKFNEKRVEEGIKRTNDMYGGLTPNVTHVVFTNGDLDPWARLGILEDVSYDAPAKMIPRSSHCRDLFSNKANDPEELKEARNYTKYLIKKWIGADKYEKP from the coding sequence atgtatttatttcacataaccGTTTTTATAACGACATgcatttgtttaacaaatgcCTTCGGAATCTAtggatttttaaatacttatggATTATTCTTAAAAGAATTGACGGACGCACTTGATTTATTCGACGCAGCTTCGACTTTAACAAAATGGATCAAACAACCGCTGGATCACTTCGATGAAAACGAAAACCGAACTTGGGATATGCGGTACTTTGAAAGACTTGATTATTGGAAAGCGGAAGGCCCTATTTACTTGTTCATCAATGGCGAAGCACAAGCAAGTGACGCTTTGCTCCGAACTggaattttatatgaattagCAAAGGAAACTAATGGAGCTATGTATGCATCAGAACACAGGTATTATGGAAAAAGCCAGCCCTTCAAAGAGATGAGTACGGAAAATTTTGCATATCTTAGTTCAAGACAAGCTCTCGCTGATGTAGCGAAATTACTACAGGAAATTAAGTCATTGCCTCAATATAAGGAATCCAAAGTAGTTGTGGTTGGAGGTTCTTATGCAGGAAACTTAGCAGCCTGGATGAAACTCCTATATCCTGACTTAATTGATGCAGCCATTGCTAGCAGTGCCCCAGTGTTAGCAAAAAAAGATTTCTATGAATATTTAGAAAGTGTCAGCGACGATTTTGAAAAACACGGATCTTCTGGATGTCATAAACGAATAGGAGAAGTGTTTAATAGATACGTTGAGTTATTCAAAACAGATGCTGGTATCAAACAGCTCAAGAAAGAAGAACGGATATGCAACAGTACTGATATGAATAAACcagaaaataaacagttattctTCCTAGATAAAGCAGTACAGTTCATGTATGAGGCACAATATGGTAATGTTGAAAGCATCAATAACTACTGCGACGGTATGAAAAATAATTCGCTTGTTTTCGCGTTTATAGATGACGAATACGACTTATGGAGCCAAAAGACTAATTGCTTTAACTATAATTTCGATCATATGATTGAGAATATGAGACAGGTTGATTGGGTGATGGCTTGGACTTATCAAACGTGTACCGAATTTGGTTATTTTATGAGTACTTCGTCCAAGAAACATCCTTTCACAGATAATGTTCCTGTAGATCTCTATCATACGCAATGTACTAAAACGTATGGTCCAAAATTTAATGAGAAAAGAGTTGAAGAAGGAATTAAACGTACTAATGATATGTATGGTGGTCTTACGCCTAATGTTACGCATGTAGTTTTCACGAATGGTGATCTAGACCCGTGGGCCAGGTTAGGAATTTTAGAAGATGTATCATATGACGCGCCTGCGAAAATGATACCTCGGTCATCTCACTGTAGagatttattttctaacaaagCTAATGACCCCGAAGAATTGAAAGAAGCTAGAAATTATACGAAATACTTAATCAAGAAATGGATTGGGGCCGATAAATATGAAAAGCCGTAA
- the LOC142976606 gene encoding putative serine protease K12H4.7 → MFFINVLSIALATCVYSTNASFGFGGTYEFLYEYQNGQFDNRSIDNDIEIKSKWIQQPLDHFSCNDQRTWQMRYFEALDFWKPGGPVYVFIGGESEADPIFLRTGMIYELAKETNGAMYLSEHRYYGKSKPFPNLNKDTLEYLSSTQGLVDLAKLITEIKRLPQFRTSKVVVIGGSYPGNLAAWMRLKFPNLVDAALASSAPVLAKKDFHEYIETVQDVFKKYGTPTCYSKIRSSFERYYQLLQTSNGIIQLKKENKICHNTDMTRPKNQQMFFMSKSSPLMHAVQYGSPESIKQTCLKIVNNTEIQISGRLLLKYSVQNKEKGCIDYEFERVMNSYANHPVIIPWFYQTCTEFGYYQSTSSLSHPFTNMVPPQIYYNMCTYLYGSTFDEARIDFGIRKSNALYGGLKPNVTKVIFVNGDMDPWHRLSVLDHLSQDAPAIFVSGTSHCVDLYSDRPFDPQEMIEARRLIKKTIKYWIGI, encoded by the coding sequence ATGTTCTTCATTAACGTATTAAGTATTGCTTTAGCAACATGTGTTTATTCTACGAACGCATCTTTTGGTTTCGGGGGAACTTACGAATTCCTCTACGAGTATCAAAACGGACAATTTGATAACCGTAGTATCGATAacgatattgaaataaaaagcaaatgGATCCAACAACCTCTGGATCATTTCAGTTGTAATGATCAACGCACGTGGCAAATGAGGTATTTTGAAGCTCTCGATTTTTGGAAACCCGGAGGACCTGTTTACGTGTTCATTGGGGGTGAAAGTGAAGCGGACCCTATATTTCTAAGAACAGGAATGATATACGAATTAGCAAAAGAAACTAATGGTGCAATGTATTTATCTGAACACAGGTACTATGGTAAAAGCAAGCCTTTtcctaatttaaataaagatacGTTAGAGTATCTTAGTTCGACTCAAGGTCTTGTAGATTTAGCTAAATTGATCACAGAGATAAAACGACTACCTCAGTTCAGAACATCTAAAGTCGTCGTGATTGGAGGCTCATATCCTGGAAACTTAGCAGCATGGATGAGACTTAAATTTCCGAATCTAGTTGACGCTGCCCTCGCCAGTAGCGCTCCGGTGTTAGCAAAGAAAGACTTCCACGAATATATTGAAACCGTTCAAGACGTCTTCAAGAAATATGGAACACCTACGTGCTACAGTAAAATAAGAAGTAGCTTTGAAAGGTATTATCAATTATTACAAACAAGTAATGGCATTATTcaattgaaaaaagaaaataagatttgCCATAATACTGATATGACAAGACCAAAAAATcaacaaatgttttttatgaGCAAATCTTCTCCATTGATGCATGCAGTGCAGTATGGCAGTCCCGAGTCCATCaaacaaacatgtttaaaaatagtaaataataccGAAATCCAAATCAGTGGACGTcttcttttgaaatattctgTTCAGAATAAAGAAAAAGGTTGTATTGACTATGAATTCGAAAGAGTTATGAATAGTTACGCGAATCATCCTGTAATTATCCCATGGTTTTATCAAACTTGTACTGAATTTGGATACTACCAATCAACATCGTCTTTAAGTCACCCTTTCACTAACATGGTACCGCCACaaatctattataatatgtgtacCTATTTATATGGGAGTACCTTTGATGAGGCAAGGATAGACTTTGGTATAAGGAAATCGAATGCCTTGTATGGGGGACTAAAACCTAATGTGACTAAAGTGATATTTGTGAATGGAGACATGGACCCGTGGCATAGATTGAGCGTGTTAGATCACCTTTCACAAGATGCCCCAGCTATTTTTGTAAGTGGTACTTCTCATTGTGTTGATTTGTATTCAGACCGCCCTTTTGATCCACAAGAAATGATAGAAGCGAGGCGGTTaattaagaaaacaataaagtatTGGATTGGTATCTGA